A portion of the Halogeometricum sp. S1BR25-6 genome contains these proteins:
- a CDS encoding electron transfer flavoprotein subunit alpha/FixB family protein, which yields MTLDPGEYDISELGPKIKDVEDVDELREILEAEKSGENRAGAIALVESRIEKFSEDDEADVEGIDLSAMSAAEVGNALQRVDDPDELERLLQEESEGEDRGAVKRLVQRRLDAVQGSEESEGEESAVDDRPPEERHPDLSHPTRDKRHVRSLRDGRYRDMWVYCETQAGELASVSREMLGKARELMDGYNDRYAGGGDGGDGDGEDGGEERVVAVLVGDDVRGHADDCIALGADVVVVHEDERLERFQHNPYTEIVADMARAGAEHVEGEVAGGREEAWRDYDKPRYFLFPATNNGRDLSALVQAELDSGLASDCSGLYIEEEVISNPVKTGAAGTKRTFERVLHMKRPDFSGFEYSTILCLDNPRREFHPQGASVIPGSFDVPDPDPERAGVVVDHELELDEAWFRVAVTDHERLDEGVDLSGHDVVVAVGRGIGDDPTRGIELALDLAEAFEDAAVGVSRGIVTGSYAFEPHVEQYAREERQIGETGQVVAPDLYVAAGISGAVQHKVGMDESETVVAVNTDPEARIRDFSDFFVEGDLFEVLPTLTEAVRRGTFAFGAAAEDAAATDGGEVRRPSERPGTDAPTGGEGE from the coding sequence GTGACGCTCGACCCCGGCGAGTACGACATCTCCGAACTCGGACCTAAAATAAAAGACGTCGAGGACGTCGACGAACTCCGCGAGATTCTGGAGGCCGAGAAGTCCGGCGAGAATCGCGCGGGCGCAATCGCCCTCGTCGAGAGCCGCATCGAGAAGTTCTCCGAGGACGACGAGGCGGACGTCGAGGGAATCGACCTCTCGGCGATGTCCGCCGCCGAAGTCGGCAACGCCCTCCAACGCGTCGACGACCCGGACGAACTCGAACGCCTCCTGCAGGAGGAGTCCGAAGGGGAGGACCGCGGCGCGGTGAAGCGCCTCGTCCAGCGCCGACTCGACGCCGTGCAGGGGAGCGAAGAGAGCGAGGGCGAGGAGTCGGCGGTGGACGACCGGCCGCCCGAAGAGCGACACCCGGACCTCTCGCACCCGACGCGCGACAAGCGGCACGTCCGGTCGCTCCGGGACGGCCGCTACCGCGACATGTGGGTGTACTGCGAGACGCAGGCGGGCGAACTCGCCTCCGTGTCGCGGGAGATGCTCGGGAAGGCGCGCGAGTTGATGGACGGCTACAACGACCGCTACGCGGGCGGCGGAGACGGAGGCGACGGAGACGGCGAGGACGGCGGCGAGGAACGCGTCGTCGCGGTTCTCGTCGGCGACGACGTGCGCGGGCACGCCGACGACTGCATCGCCCTCGGTGCGGACGTCGTCGTCGTCCACGAGGACGAACGCCTCGAACGCTTCCAGCACAACCCGTACACCGAAATCGTCGCCGACATGGCCCGCGCCGGGGCGGAACACGTAGAGGGCGAAGTCGCCGGCGGCCGCGAGGAGGCCTGGCGCGACTACGACAAGCCCCGCTACTTCCTCTTCCCGGCGACGAACAACGGGCGGGACCTCTCGGCGCTGGTGCAGGCCGAACTCGACTCCGGCCTCGCCAGCGACTGCTCGGGGCTCTACATCGAGGAGGAGGTCATCTCGAACCCGGTGAAGACCGGCGCCGCAGGCACGAAGCGGACGTTCGAGCGCGTCCTGCACATGAAGCGCCCGGACTTCTCCGGCTTCGAGTACTCGACCATCCTCTGTCTGGACAACCCGCGACGGGAGTTCCACCCGCAGGGGGCTTCGGTCATCCCCGGCAGTTTCGACGTCCCGGACCCGGACCCCGAACGGGCGGGCGTCGTCGTCGACCACGAACTCGAACTCGACGAGGCGTGGTTCCGCGTGGCCGTCACCGACCACGAGCGGTTGGACGAGGGCGTCGACCTGTCCGGGCACGACGTCGTCGTCGCCGTCGGACGCGGCATCGGCGACGACCCGACCCGCGGGATAGAACTGGCGCTGGACCTCGCGGAGGCGTTCGAGGACGCCGCCGTCGGCGTCTCCCGCGGCATCGTCACCGGGTCGTACGCCTTCGAGCCCCACGTCGAACAGTACGCCCGCGAGGAGCGACAGATCGGCGAGACGGGACAGGTCGTCGCGCCGGACCTGTACGTCGCCGCGGGCATCTCCGGGGCGGTCCAGCACAAGGTCGGCATGGACGAGTCCGAAACCGTCGTCGCGGTGAACACCGACCCCGAGGCCCGAATCCGCGACTTCTCGGACTTCTTCGTCGAGGGCGACCTGTTCGAGGTGCTCCCGACGCTGACCGAGGCGGTCCGCAGGGGAACGTTCGCGTTCGGCGCCGCGGCGGAGGACGCGGCGGCGACGGACGGGGGCGAGGTGCGGCGGCCGAGCGAGCGTCCCGGGACCGACGCGCCGACGGGAGGTGAGGGCGAATGA
- a CDS encoding electron transfer flavoprotein subunit beta/FixA family protein: MHTLVLTKGVPDFREGKVSFDEDGHLERGKTPTVMNPNDAYALNAALQTRVRHGGRVSVMSMGPPGYKEVLREAMATTYADDLYLVSDREMAAADTWATAITLSAAIEKMGVPDLVFAGFKTADGETGHTGPQTCWCLDMPIVTHVTGLDVDEEAGRLRARRLVEGDLSETETVETDLPAFVVVDPEFEPSYRTAGHRLTLKDLRETARERAPDYEDALTVWDHADINVDPDYIGLDGSPTIVSSVDPIPKPPAEREATMVDPGDPEGMRAVLDAMRPLAGDGSDDAAAAGGD, from the coding sequence ATGCACACACTCGTGTTGACGAAGGGCGTTCCCGACTTCCGGGAGGGGAAGGTGTCGTTCGACGAGGACGGGCACCTCGAACGCGGCAAGACGCCGACGGTGATGAATCCGAACGACGCGTACGCGCTGAACGCTGCGTTGCAGACGCGGGTCAGGCACGGCGGGCGCGTCTCGGTGATGAGCATGGGTCCGCCGGGGTACAAGGAGGTGCTCCGAGAGGCGATGGCGACCACGTACGCCGACGACCTCTACTTGGTATCCGACCGCGAGATGGCCGCCGCCGACACGTGGGCGACGGCCATCACGCTCAGCGCCGCCATCGAGAAGATGGGCGTCCCCGACCTCGTGTTCGCGGGGTTCAAGACGGCCGACGGGGAGACGGGCCACACCGGCCCGCAGACGTGCTGGTGTCTCGATATGCCCATCGTGACCCACGTCACCGGCCTCGACGTCGACGAGGAGGCGGGACGACTCCGCGCGCGGCGACTCGTGGAGGGCGACCTCTCGGAGACGGAGACGGTGGAGACGGACCTCCCGGCGTTCGTCGTCGTCGACCCGGAGTTCGAGCCGTCCTATCGGACCGCGGGACACCGCCTGACGCTGAAGGACCTGCGCGAGACGGCGCGCGAACGCGCCCCGGACTACGAGGACGCGCTGACGGTGTGGGACCACGCCGACATCAACGTCGACCCCGACTACATCGGCCTCGACGGGTCGCCCACCATCGTCTCCTCCGTGGACCCGATTCCGAAACCGCCGGCGGAGCGGGAGGCGACGATGGTCGACCCGGGCGACCCGGAGGGAATGCGCGCCGTCCTCGACGCGATGCGTCCGCTCGCGGGCGACGGTTCCGACGACGCCGCGGCCGCGGGGGGTGACTGA
- a CDS encoding 4Fe-4S dicluster domain-containing protein — protein sequence MPIDPNFETNREAVDEEDGVTVWGPVDPPEKLGIHGTHVAVDFDICIGDGACLEDCPVDVFSWVDTPDHPESEVKVEPAREDQCIDCMLCVDVCPVDAIDVDPGRAGRV from the coding sequence ATGCCGATAGACCCGAACTTCGAGACGAACCGCGAAGCAGTGGACGAAGAGGACGGCGTGACGGTGTGGGGACCGGTGGACCCTCCGGAGAAACTCGGAATTCACGGCACGCACGTCGCCGTGGACTTCGACATCTGCATCGGCGACGGGGCGTGCCTCGAAGACTGCCCGGTGGACGTGTTCTCGTGGGTCGACACGCCCGACCACCCCGAGTCGGAGGTGAAAGTCGAACCCGCGCGCGAGGACCAGTGCATCGACTGCATGCTCTGCGTCGACGTCTGTCCCGTCGACGCAATCGACGTCGACCCGGGTCGCGCGGGCCGCGTGTGA
- the idsA3 gene encoding geranylfarnesyl diphosphate synthase has product MNSEATEERVLEAVRQRRQLVNDALDEDVPMAEPERLYEATRYLLQAGGKRLRPTVTLLTAEALADVEPLSEEYRSFPGVDGTTVDVMAAAVSIEVIQSFTLIHDDIMDDDDLRRGVPAVHKEYDTETAILAGDTLYAKAFELMTDTGADPANGLEAVRLLATTCTKICEGQALDVEFERRTEVVPEEYLDMVELKTAVLYGAATATAAVLMGADDETVEALYRYGIDSGCAFQIQDDVLDLTVPSEKLGKQRGSDLIEDKETLITLHARQQGVDVDGLVAADTVDGVTEEEIDAAVAELEAAGSIDYARETAQELTDRAKRHLEVLPDNEARSLLEDTADYLITRGY; this is encoded by the coding sequence ATGAACTCGGAAGCGACGGAGGAGCGGGTGCTCGAAGCCGTCCGGCAGCGGCGGCAACTCGTCAACGACGCGCTCGACGAGGACGTGCCGATGGCGGAGCCCGAACGGCTGTACGAGGCCACGCGGTACCTCCTACAGGCCGGCGGTAAGCGGCTCCGCCCGACGGTGACGCTTCTCACCGCCGAGGCGCTCGCCGACGTCGAACCGCTCTCGGAGGAGTACCGGTCGTTCCCGGGCGTCGACGGCACGACGGTCGACGTGATGGCCGCCGCCGTGAGCATCGAGGTCATCCAGTCGTTCACGCTCATCCACGACGACATCATGGACGACGACGACCTCCGTCGCGGCGTCCCCGCGGTGCACAAAGAGTACGACACCGAGACGGCCATCCTCGCCGGCGACACGCTGTACGCCAAGGCGTTCGAGTTGATGACCGACACCGGCGCGGACCCGGCCAACGGCCTCGAAGCCGTCCGACTGCTCGCCACCACCTGCACGAAGATCTGCGAGGGGCAAGCGCTGGACGTGGAGTTCGAGCGCCGGACGGAGGTCGTCCCCGAGGAGTACCTCGATATGGTCGAACTGAAGACGGCCGTGCTGTACGGCGCCGCCACCGCGACGGCCGCGGTGCTGATGGGCGCCGACGACGAGACGGTCGAGGCGCTCTACCGCTACGGCATCGACTCCGGGTGCGCCTTCCAGATTCAGGACGACGTGTTGGACCTCACGGTCCCCTCGGAGAAACTCGGCAAGCAGCGCGGGTCGGACCTCATCGAGGACAAAGAGACGCTCATCACCCTCCACGCGCGTCAGCAGGGCGTCGACGTGGACGGCCTCGTCGCCGCCGACACCGTCGACGGCGTCACCGAAGAGGAGATAGACGCCGCCGTCGCCGAACTGGAGGCGGCCGGCTCCATCGACTACGCCCGCGAGACCGCACAGGAACTCACGGACCGGGCGAAGCGCCACCTCGAAGTCCTCCCGGACAACGAGGCGCGGTCGCTGCTCGAAGACACCGCCGACTACCTCATCACCCGCGGCTACTGA
- a CDS encoding sensor histidine kinase has translation MDPSRLTEEVEADLFEYLPVMLLVTRPDDAGHPVVEDCNERFLDRLGYVREEVVGRRVAAFYTADSAERHRSGGYERARGGRYGREERDFLTAGGNVVSTVVRATPRRVDGEVVGVVAVYVDVTRQKWREQQVKVLNRVLRHNIRNDLNLLHGHARTLARHEDEAVATSARVVGRTVEHWLSLAEKAAEIERVFEEFPDRSTPLSALLRETQTAVELARPSTTVRVEGPADGDVSVSSRLGVALEELCENGVKHAERERPTVAVEATREGERIELTVTDRGPGIPDHERAVLRDGEETSLVHGSGLGLWLVRTIVRRLGGELNVGDADGGPGSVVTVTVPVAPAGGVSE, from the coding sequence ATGGACCCGAGCAGACTCACGGAGGAGGTGGAGGCGGACCTCTTCGAGTATCTGCCGGTGATGCTGCTCGTGACGCGCCCCGACGACGCGGGTCACCCCGTCGTGGAGGACTGCAACGAACGGTTCCTCGACCGACTCGGTTACGTCCGCGAGGAGGTGGTCGGCCGCCGCGTCGCGGCGTTCTACACCGCCGACTCCGCGGAGCGACACCGGAGCGGCGGGTACGAACGCGCCCGCGGAGGGAGGTACGGCCGCGAGGAGCGGGACTTTCTCACCGCCGGCGGCAACGTCGTCTCCACCGTCGTCCGCGCGACGCCGCGCCGCGTCGACGGCGAGGTGGTCGGCGTCGTCGCGGTGTACGTCGACGTGACGAGGCAGAAGTGGCGCGAACAGCAAGTGAAGGTGCTCAACCGCGTGCTGCGGCACAACATCCGCAACGACCTGAACCTCCTGCACGGTCACGCGAGGACACTCGCCCGGCACGAGGACGAGGCGGTGGCGACGTCGGCGCGGGTGGTCGGCCGGACCGTCGAACACTGGTTGTCGCTGGCCGAGAAGGCCGCCGAGATAGAGCGCGTCTTCGAGGAGTTTCCGGATCGGTCGACGCCGCTGTCGGCGCTGCTCCGAGAGACGCAGACGGCCGTCGAACTCGCGCGGCCGTCGACGACGGTGCGGGTCGAAGGTCCGGCCGACGGCGACGTGTCCGTCTCCTCGCGCCTCGGCGTCGCCCTCGAAGAACTGTGCGAGAACGGCGTCAAACACGCCGAACGGGAACGGCCGACGGTCGCCGTCGAGGCGACGCGGGAAGGGGAGCGGATCGAGTTGACCGTGACCGACCGGGGGCCGGGCATCCCCGACCACGAACGTGCGGTCCTGCGCGACGGCGAGGAGACGTCGCTCGTCCACGGGAGCGGACTGGGGCTCTGGTTGGTGCGTACCATCGTCCGGCGCCTCGGCGGCGAACTTAACGTCGGCGACGCCGACGGCGGGCCGGGCAGCGTCGTGACGGTGACGGTTCCCGTCGCCCCGGCCGGAGGTGTCAGCGAGTGA
- a CDS encoding DUF456 domain-containing protein, translating into MDAIALLAIALAALGVVGVVVPLLPGGLLSLVGAYLYWWSTGYADPSLPVLVTLTAVGLFTVIIDYFGGAIAARAGGASSLTTAAAVVVGLVLLVVTGPVGFLLGIAATVFVVEFVRNNDPEQSARVALYATAGVLASTVMQVLLTGAMLVVLVLAVLF; encoded by the coding sequence ATGGACGCCATCGCGCTTCTCGCCATCGCACTCGCCGCTCTCGGCGTCGTCGGCGTCGTCGTTCCCCTCCTCCCGGGCGGGTTGCTCTCCTTGGTCGGGGCCTACCTCTACTGGTGGTCGACGGGGTACGCCGACCCGTCGCTCCCGGTGTTGGTGACGCTCACCGCCGTCGGCCTCTTTACGGTGATAATCGACTACTTCGGCGGCGCCATCGCGGCGCGGGCGGGCGGCGCCTCCTCGCTCACAACCGCCGCCGCCGTCGTCGTCGGCCTCGTCCTCCTCGTCGTCACGGGGCCGGTGGGCTTCCTGCTCGGCATCGCCGCGACGGTGTTCGTCGTCGAGTTCGTCCGCAACAACGACCCCGAACAGAGCGCGCGCGTCGCCCTCTACGCCACCGCGGGCGTCCTCGCCTCGACGGTGATGCAGGTGCTCCTCACGGGCGCCATGTTGGTCGTCCTCGTCCTCGCGGTGCTGTTCTGA
- a CDS encoding ribonuclease J: MEIEIATIGGYEEVGRQMTAVRAGDDVVVFDMGLNLSQVLIHDNVETEKMHSLDLIDMGAIPDDRVMSELEGDVKAIVPTHGHLDHIGAISKLAHRYDAPVVASPFTIELVKQQVEGENKFNVNNDLVKMSAGETMSIGDSGNVEMEFVHVTHSIIDAINPVLHTPEGAIVYGLDKRMDHSPVLEDPIDMERFREIGREDNGVLCYIEDCTNAGRKGRTPSESVARRHLQDVMTSIEDYDGGIVATTFSSHISRVSSLVEFAKDIGRQPVLLGRSMEKYSGTAERLGFVDIPDDVGMYGHRKSVDRTFKRIMKEGKENYLPIVTGHQGEPRAMLTRMGRGETPYELDNGDKVIFSARVIPEPTNEGQRYQSERLLKMQGARIYDEIHVSGHLREEGHYQMLDALQPQHVIPAHQDLKGFAPYVDLCESQGYALGRDLHVTRNGNMIQLVE, from the coding sequence ATGGAAATCGAAATCGCAACCATAGGCGGATACGAAGAAGTCGGTCGCCAGATGACGGCGGTACGCGCAGGCGACGACGTCGTCGTCTTCGACATGGGCCTGAATCTGAGTCAGGTCCTCATCCACGACAACGTGGAGACCGAAAAGATGCACAGCCTCGACCTGATCGACATGGGCGCCATCCCGGACGACCGGGTCATGTCCGAACTCGAGGGCGACGTGAAGGCCATCGTGCCGACGCACGGCCACCTCGACCACATCGGCGCCATCTCGAAACTCGCCCACCGCTACGACGCCCCCGTCGTGGCGTCCCCGTTCACCATCGAACTGGTGAAACAGCAGGTCGAGGGCGAGAACAAGTTCAACGTCAACAACGACCTGGTGAAGATGAGCGCCGGCGAGACGATGTCCATCGGGGACTCGGGCAACGTCGAGATGGAGTTCGTCCACGTCACACACTCCATCATTGACGCCATCAACCCCGTCCTCCACACTCCCGAGGGCGCCATCGTCTACGGCCTCGACAAGCGCATGGACCACTCGCCGGTCCTCGAAGACCCCATCGACATGGAGCGCTTCCGAGAGATCGGTCGCGAGGACAACGGCGTCCTCTGTTACATCGAGGACTGCACGAACGCCGGTCGGAAGGGACGCACCCCGTCCGAGTCCGTCGCGCGGCGCCACCTGCAGGACGTGATGACGTCCATCGAGGACTACGACGGCGGCATCGTGGCGACGACGTTCTCCTCGCACATCTCCCGCGTCTCCTCGCTCGTCGAGTTCGCCAAGGACATCGGCCGACAGCCCGTTCTCTTGGGCCGTTCGATGGAGAAGTACTCCGGCACCGCCGAGCGACTCGGCTTCGTCGACATCCCCGACGACGTGGGGATGTACGGCCACCGCAAGTCCGTCGACCGGACGTTCAAGCGCATCATGAAGGAGGGCAAGGAGAACTACCTCCCCATCGTCACGGGTCACCAGGGCGAACCGCGCGCGATGCTCACCCGCATGGGCCGCGGCGAGACGCCGTACGAACTCGACAACGGCGACAAGGTCATCTTCTCGGCGCGGGTCATCCCGGAGCCGACGAACGAGGGCCAGCGCTACCAGTCCGAGCGCCTCCTGAAGATGCAGGGCGCGCGCATCTACGACGAGATTCACGTGTCGGGCCACCTCCGCGAGGAGGGTCACTACCAGATGCTCGACGCGCTCCAGCCGCAGCACGTCATCCCGGCTCACCAGGACCTCAAGGGCTTCGCGCCGTACGTGGACCTCTGTGAGTCGCAGGGGTACGCGCTGGGGCGGGACCTCCACGTGACGCGGAACGGCAACATGATCCAACTGGTGGAGTGA
- a CDS encoding glutamate--tRNA ligase has product MDDELRERVEREAEKHALLNAVKYDSDADVGAVMGPLMGENPDFRPHGDEIPGVVGGVVGRVNDLPPEEKRARLEELAPEELAEMEAEEEADDRTLPDLPNADDYDEVRMRAAPNPNGPWHIGHARMPAVIGTYKELYDGSFVVRFDDTDPETKRPDLDAYDAILEDIDYLGFEPDEVIRASDRMETYYDHAREVIEMGGAYTCSCSGEAFSELKNAGEPCPHRDKDVETTREEFEAMVDGEYSSGEMVLRIKTDIEHKNPALRDWVAFRMIDTPHPREEASDYRCWPMLDFQSGVDDHLTGVTHIIRGIDLQDSAKRQRFLYDYFDWEYPEVVHWGHVQVDAYDVKMSTSTIKAKIEAGELDGWDDPRAPTIKSLRRRGIRGSAIVDAMLELGTSTSDVDLSMSAIYANNRDVVDDEAPRYFLVRNGERFAVEGGPEAGHPAIHPDHEDRGDRTVPAADGVVVESADVPAEGERVWLKGFGCVRREGDSLVHTDDTIEVVRSGDVDVIHWAPAEDNVSVRMRTMEGDVTGVAEPDFADADVDEVVQFERIGFVRVDSQGDDESVVYWAHE; this is encoded by the coding sequence ATGGACGACGAGTTACGAGAGCGCGTGGAGCGAGAGGCGGAGAAGCACGCCCTCCTGAACGCGGTCAAGTACGACAGCGACGCCGACGTGGGGGCGGTCATGGGACCGCTGATGGGGGAGAATCCCGACTTTCGACCCCACGGCGACGAGATTCCGGGCGTCGTCGGCGGCGTCGTCGGCCGCGTGAACGACCTCCCGCCCGAGGAGAAGCGCGCCCGACTGGAGGAGTTGGCCCCCGAGGAACTCGCGGAGATGGAAGCCGAGGAGGAGGCCGACGACCGGACGCTGCCGGACCTGCCGAACGCGGACGACTACGACGAGGTCAGGATGCGCGCCGCGCCGAACCCGAACGGCCCGTGGCACATCGGCCACGCGCGGATGCCCGCCGTCATCGGGACCTACAAGGAGCTATACGACGGGTCGTTCGTCGTCCGTTTCGACGACACCGACCCCGAGACGAAGCGCCCCGACTTGGACGCCTACGACGCCATCTTGGAGGACATCGACTACCTCGGCTTCGAACCGGACGAGGTCATCCGGGCCTCCGACCGGATGGAGACGTACTACGACCACGCCCGCGAGGTCATCGAGATGGGCGGGGCGTACACCTGCTCCTGTTCGGGCGAGGCGTTCTCGGAGTTGAAGAACGCGGGCGAACCGTGTCCGCACCGCGACAAGGACGTCGAGACGACCCGCGAGGAGTTCGAGGCGATGGTCGACGGCGAGTACTCCTCCGGCGAGATGGTGCTCCGAATCAAGACGGACATCGAGCACAAGAACCCCGCCCTGCGCGACTGGGTGGCGTTCCGGATGATAGACACGCCGCACCCACGCGAGGAGGCCTCTGACTACCGCTGCTGGCCGATGCTTGATTTCCAGTCCGGCGTCGACGACCACCTCACGGGCGTCACGCACATCATCCGCGGCATCGACCTGCAGGATTCGGCCAAACGCCAGCGGTTCCTCTACGACTACTTCGACTGGGAGTACCCCGAAGTCGTCCACTGGGGGCACGTGCAGGTGGATGCCTACGACGTGAAGATGTCCACCTCCACCATCAAGGCGAAAATCGAGGCGGGCGAACTCGACGGCTGGGACGACCCCCGCGCGCCGACCATCAAGAGCCTCCGCCGCCGGGGGATTCGGGGGTCAGCCATCGTGGACGCGATGCTCGAACTCGGCACCTCCACCTCCGACGTCGACCTCTCGATGTCGGCCATCTACGCGAACAACCGCGACGTCGTCGACGACGAGGCGCCCCGCTACTTCCTCGTCCGGAACGGGGAGCGATTCGCCGTCGAGGGCGGCCCCGAGGCGGGCCACCCCGCGATTCACCCCGACCACGAGGACCGGGGGGACAGAACCGTCCCCGCCGCCGACGGCGTCGTCGTCGAATCCGCGGACGTGCCCGCCGAGGGTGAGCGGGTCTGGCTGAAAGGATTCGGCTGCGTCCGCCGCGAGGGCGACTCGCTCGTCCACACCGACGACACCATCGAAGTGGTCCGTTCCGGCGACGTCGACGTGATTCACTGGGCGCCCGCCGAGGACAACGTGTCCGTCCGGATGCGGACGATGGAGGGCGACGTGACGGGCGTGGCCGAACCCGACTTCGCCGACGCCGACGTCGACGAGGTGGTGCAGTTCGAGCGTATCGGGTTCGTCAGAGTGGACTCCCAAGGGGACGACGAGTCGGTCGTCTACTGGGCGCACGAGTAG
- a CDS encoding cyclase family protein: MTRLVDLTRRVESGMPTYPGDPAVDVTPHATHGADGYRVSRLELGTHAGTHVDAPSHTEADGRTLDSFDVDRFRFDARVVDCRDVGANGEIPPDAVPASDDDEEERGDGGGTEAMLVFRTGWADEWGTDRMTDHPYLAPETAERCAEAGYHVGTDALSPDPTGAESVPAHRALLGSERLIVENLRNLDAVPERFELLALPLRVDADGAPVRAVAWV, encoded by the coding sequence GTGACCCGCCTCGTCGACCTCACGCGGCGCGTCGAGTCGGGGATGCCGACGTACCCCGGCGACCCCGCCGTCGACGTGACGCCGCACGCGACGCACGGGGCGGACGGTTACCGCGTCTCGCGCCTCGAACTCGGCACGCACGCGGGAACGCACGTCGACGCCCCCTCGCACACCGAGGCGGACGGGAGGACGCTCGACTCGTTCGACGTCGACCGCTTCCGATTCGACGCGCGCGTCGTCGACTGCCGCGACGTCGGCGCGAACGGGGAGATACCCCCGGACGCGGTGCCCGCGAGCGACGACGACGAGGAGGAGCGAGGCGACGGAGGCGGGACGGAAGCGATGCTCGTCTTCCGCACCGGGTGGGCCGACGAGTGGGGCACCGACCGGATGACCGACCACCCCTACCTCGCGCCGGAGACGGCCGAGCGGTGCGCCGAGGCGGGATACCACGTCGGCACCGACGCGTTGAGTCCCGACCCGACGGGCGCGGAGTCGGTTCCCGCGCACCGCGCGCTCCTCGGGTCGGAAAGGCTGATAGTCGAAAACTTGCGGAACCTCGACGCGGTGCCCGAACGCTTCGAGTTGCTGGCGCTTCCCCTCCGCGTCGACGCCGACGGCGCGCCGGTCCGGGCCGTCGCGTGGGTGTGA
- a CDS encoding CoA-acylating methylmalonate-semialdehyde dehydrogenase gives MDSETRTARNFVGGAWTDPSRDGADVENPATGETVGRVGFSDETDVGEAVTAAAEAFASWRETPVEERIQPLFRLKSLLEDEQEELAELLVCEHGKTLAEARGEIRRGIENVEVACGAPTAMQAGHLSNAAPEIDETAVRRPVGVFAAVTPFNFPAMIPLWFLPYAVATGNAFVLKPSERDPHTPTRIVELAAEAGFPDGVVNLVHGDADAVNALCEHPEVAGVSFVGSTPVARHVYETAAANGKRVQAQGGAKNHVVVSATADLETAVDGTVGSAFANAGQRCLANPVAVVEDAVYDEFAARLVERVESMVVGDGLDEETEMGPLVSAAHRDSVAGYVETGVEEGAELLVDGRTAETPDEGHFLGPTVFGDAPRDSALVGEEIFGPILALVRVPDFGAAVDVVNDSRYGNAASLFTASGAEAERFRHEAEPGNLGVNVGTAAPMAFFHFGGAKESFFGDLHAQGDDAVRFYTDETVYIERWPDA, from the coding sequence ATGGACTCGGAGACGCGGACGGCGCGGAACTTCGTCGGCGGGGCGTGGACGGACCCCTCGCGCGACGGCGCGGACGTGGAGAACCCGGCGACCGGCGAGACGGTCGGTCGCGTGGGATTCAGCGACGAGACGGACGTGGGCGAGGCGGTGACCGCGGCCGCCGAGGCGTTCGCGTCGTGGCGGGAGACGCCCGTCGAGGAGCGCATCCAGCCGCTGTTTCGGTTGAAGTCGCTGCTGGAGGACGAACAGGAGGAACTCGCGGAACTCCTCGTCTGCGAGCACGGGAAGACGCTGGCGGAGGCGCGCGGGGAGATTCGGCGCGGCATCGAGAACGTGGAAGTCGCCTGCGGGGCGCCGACGGCGATGCAGGCGGGACACCTCTCGAACGCCGCCCCCGAAATCGACGAGACGGCGGTGCGGAGGCCCGTGGGCGTCTTCGCCGCGGTGACGCCGTTCAACTTCCCGGCGATGATTCCGCTGTGGTTCCTCCCGTACGCCGTCGCCACGGGCAACGCGTTCGTCCTGAAGCCGAGCGAACGCGACCCGCACACCCCGACCAGAATCGTCGAACTCGCGGCGGAGGCCGGGTTCCCGGACGGCGTCGTGAACCTCGTCCACGGCGACGCCGACGCCGTGAACGCGCTCTGTGAACATCCGGAGGTGGCGGGCGTCTCGTTCGTCGGCAGCACGCCCGTCGCGAGGCACGTCTACGAGACGGCGGCGGCGAACGGCAAGCGGGTGCAGGCGCAGGGCGGCGCGAAGAACCACGTCGTCGTCTCCGCGACGGCGGACCTCGAAACCGCCGTCGACGGGACCGTCGGGTCGGCGTTCGCCAACGCCGGCCAGCGGTGTCTCGCCAACCCCGTCGCCGTCGTCGAGGACGCCGTCTACGACGAGTTCGCGGCCCGACTCGTCGAGCGGGTCGAGTCGATGGTCGTCGGCGACGGACTGGACGAAGAGACGGAGATGGGACCGCTCGTCTCCGCCGCCCACCGCGACAGCGTCGCCGGGTACGTCGAGACGGGCGTCGAGGAGGGGGCCGAACTCCTCGTGGACGGTCGGACGGCCGAGACGCCCGACGAGGGGCACTTTCTCGGGCCGACGGTGTTCGGCGACGCGCCGCGGGACTCGGCGCTCGTCGGCGAGGAGATATTCGGGCCGATACTCGCCCTCGTCCGCGTGCCCGACTTCGGGGCGGCCGTCGACGTGGTGAACGACTCGCGGTACGGCAACGCGGCCAGTCTGTTCACCGCCTCCGGCGCGGAGGCCGAGCGGTTCCGCCACGAAGCCGAACCCGGCAACCTCGGCGTCAACGTCGGCACCGCCGCGCCGATGGCGTTCTTCCACTTCGGCGGCGCGAAGGAGTCGTTCTTCGGCGACTTGCACGCGCAGGGAGACGACGCGGTGCGGTTCTACACCGACGAGACGGTGTACATCGAGCGGTGGCCGGACGCGTGA